One genomic window of bacterium includes the following:
- a CDS encoding LLM class flavin-dependent oxidoreductase: MTVEVSWFSALCDDDYEFLGVPDPALRSSYEHCRNIVLTADRHGYDNMLLPSGYGLGIDSIAFAGGVAPLLRQIRLLVAVRCGELWPPQLARQLATLDQMLGGRLTVNIISSDLPGQTLESGQRYARTLEIMQVLRTLLDGKPVDFHGEFIDLSLDPPGARTVSGRCPPFYFGGLSEPAREVAAAGADVFLMWPDTLPAVEENLRDMRARAEKHGRTLRFGYRAHVVVRETEEEARAAADRLISKLDDDAGREIREKSLDSQSVGVRRQAELRESAAGDGYAEPNLWTGVGRARSGCGAAIVGDPDQVLAKLQAYEKLGIEAFILSGYPHATECDLFARHVLPQLDHGPLI; this comes from the coding sequence TGCCGCAACATCGTGCTGACGGCCGATCGCCACGGCTACGACAACATGCTGCTGCCTTCGGGCTACGGCCTCGGCATCGATTCGATCGCTTTCGCCGGTGGCGTGGCGCCGCTGCTGCGTCAGATCCGACTGCTCGTCGCCGTGCGCTGTGGCGAACTCTGGCCGCCGCAGCTCGCCCGCCAGCTCGCCACGCTCGACCAGATGCTCGGTGGGCGACTCACCGTCAACATCATCTCCTCGGACCTTCCGGGGCAGACGCTCGAGAGCGGACAGCGCTACGCGCGCACGCTCGAGATCATGCAGGTGTTGCGCACGCTCCTCGACGGCAAGCCCGTCGACTTCCACGGCGAGTTCATCGATCTGTCGCTCGACCCGCCGGGCGCGCGAACCGTCTCCGGACGTTGCCCACCCTTCTACTTCGGCGGGCTCTCGGAGCCCGCACGCGAGGTGGCTGCCGCGGGTGCGGACGTCTTCCTCATGTGGCCCGACACGCTGCCGGCCGTCGAGGAGAACCTGCGCGATATGCGCGCGCGCGCCGAGAAGCACGGCCGAACGCTGCGCTTCGGCTATCGCGCCCATGTGGTCGTGCGCGAAACCGAGGAGGAAGCCCGCGCCGCCGCGGATCGCCTGATCTCGAAGCTCGACGACGACGCGGGCCGGGAGATTCGCGAAAAATCTCTGGACTCGCAGTCGGTGGGCGTGCGTCGCCAGGCGGAGCTGCGCGAGAGCGCGGCTGGCGACGGCTACGCTGAGCCGAACCTGTGGACGGGCGTCGGACGCGCGCGCTCGGGCTGCGGCGCCGCCATCGTTGGCGATCCCGATCAGGTGCTCGCGAAGCTCCAGGCCTACGAGAAGCTCGGGATCGAGGCCTTCATCCTCTCGGGCTATCCGCACGCGACGGAATGCGACCTGTTCGCACGCCACGTGCTCCCGCAGCTCGACCATGGACCGCTCATCTGA